The proteins below are encoded in one region of Engystomops pustulosus chromosome 8, aEngPut4.maternal, whole genome shotgun sequence:
- the PTX4 gene encoding pentraxin-4: protein MMMMAGAAMCRSLLVFSVLCLPGVFPEQTRLLEQRKPFFERFRRLEEQFRRFQEVTLTRLQGIAENYNISYNIDARFHNIYEKLQSQAEAFNATNEETQNELNGIKFWLKKIQKKTNKMDLKISALEEAMTERNKQMTKENKVRDVAMGNLTTTLSSQKRIIYQLVKDKSALQKGMEIFRESLERQGTKISDLEKKLKNMHQNEILQPSALMAAQEIKEELETRQDSPPQSDPRPKTVQQRMVKLQAKHNQRKKLHEEQQILMTTINKMSSMAAQRSEETRTMGPSEEERNTGLQTTGAPLSVTQFQQNYHKTTQYDDQEVDDPNDIQISALQGNLAKDDGPPGEEKTPDVLATTRKPPLVTQAPEPEEKTTKTPATLCNVDSMLIFPTSSTENYATFAKELKEPLHELSICSWVKTNVSYVGTILSYATEENDNKLVLHGRHGATYDSLHFVIGDPAFRELPIVPLADGSWHHTCFIWSSIQGKYWFYVDRRLISTGSRFQKGYEIPPGGSLVLGQEQDTLGGGFDSSEAFVGQLAGFAMWNRALAPGEVSSIATGKGLPRGTVLTIADASSLHGSVERVDCTCLEHCL, encoded by the exons atgatgatgatggcagGTGCAGCCATGTGCAGGTCTCTCCTGGTCTTCTCCGTCTtgtgccttccgggggtcttccCGGAGCAGACCCGTCTTCTGGAGCAGCGGAAGCCTTTCTTCGAGAGGTTCAGACGCCTGGAGGAACAG TTTCGCCGCTTTCAAGAAGTAACCTTGACACGTCTACAAGGAATTGCTGAAAACTACAACATCTCCTACAACATTGACGCCCGTTTCCATAACATTTATGAAAAGCTGCAATCACAAGCTGAAGCCTTCAACGCCACCAATGAGGAGACTCAGAACGAGCTGAATGGCATCAAATTCTGGCTGAAGAAAATCCAGAAGAAAACCAACAAGATGGACTTAAAGATTTCAGCCCTGGAGGAAGCCATGACCGAGAGGAACAAGCAGATGACCAAGGAGAACAAAGTAAGAGATGTGGCTATGGGCAACCTGACGACAACCCTCAGCAGCCAAAAGAGGATCATCTACCAGCTGGTGAAGGACAAGAGCGCACTGCAGAAGGGGATGGAGATCTTCCGTGAGTCTCTGGAAAGACAAGGCACTAAGATATCTGATCTGGAAAAGAAGCTGAAAAATATGCACCAGAATGAGATCCTACAACCCAGCGCCTTGATGGCAGCACAAGAAATAAAAGAAGAACTTGAGACGAGGCAAGATTCTCCACCACAGAGTGACCCCCGACCGAAAACTGTCCAACAACGCATGGTCAAGCTGCAGGCCAAACATAACCAGAGGAAGAAACTACATGAAGAGCAACAGATCCTGATGACCACCATCAATAAGATGTCCTCCATGGCAGCTCAACGTAGCGAGGAGACCAGGACAATGGGCCCATCAGAAGAAGAGAGGAACACTGGTCTACAAACTACAGGGGCACCACTAAGCGTGACACAGTTCCAACAAAATTACCACAAAACTACCCAATATGACGACCAGGAAGTGGATGACCCCAATGACATTCAGATATCTGCCTTACAAGGAAATCTGGCAAAGGATGATGGACCTCCCGGAGAAGAGAAGACTCCAGATGTGCTCGCTACTACTAGGAAACCACCTCTTGTCACACAGGCTCCGGAACCTGAAGAGAAGACCACCAAGACCCCAGCAACAC TCTGTAATGTGGACTCCATGCTTATTTTCCCGACTTCCTCCACCGAGAACTATGCAACATTCGCAAAAGAGTTGAAGGAACCTTTGCACGAACTCTCCATCTGCAGTTGGGTGAAGACTAACGTAAGCTACGTGGGCACAATCCTCTCATATGCAACAGAAGAGAACGACAACAAGCTGGTTCTTCATGGTAGACATGGAGCAACCTATGACTCTCTTCACTTTGTCATCGGAGACCCGGCCTTCCGTGAACTCCCCATTGTCCCTCTGGCAGATGGCAGCTGGCACCATACCTGCTTCATTTGGTCCTCCATCCAAGGCAAATACTGGTTCTATGTTGACCGCAGGTTAATTTCTACAGGTTCCAGATTTCAGAAAGGTTATGAGATACCTCCTGGAGGATCCTTGGTTCTTGGCCAAGAGCAGGACACCTTGGGTGGTGGTTTTGATAGCTCAGAAGCTTTTGTTGGACAATTGGCAGGATTTGCTATGTGGAATAGAGCCTTGGCACCTGGAGAAGTCTCTAGCATTGCCACTGGGAAAGGCTTGCCGAGAGGAACCGTCTTAACCATAGCTGATGCCTCCTCCCTTCATGGCTCAGTGGAGCGGGTGGACTGTACTTGTCTGGAGCACTGCCTGTAG